DNA from Eleftheria terrae:
ATTGCCGAGCATGGACTGCACCGGCACCGGCAGTGCTTCGATGCGATGGTCGCGATACGCATAGCCGCTGACACTGACCCCCTCCCCCATGCCGTCCACGACGATGCAGGCGGCCTGCTCGTAGGGGCTGGTGTAGCACGCGGTCGCGGCGTGGGTCAGGTGGTGGTTGAACGACCTGAACTCCACCTGCTTGCCCAACACCTGTTCACAATAGAACTTCAGGTTGACGCCGGCGCTCTGGATGCTGTCGCTGACCGACTTCAGCACGTACTGATAGGCACCGACGTCGTACTTGATGAAGCTCGACGAGTAAGGCCGGTAGGGCCCCTGCAGCCGCTGGGCCGCCAGGGCGCTCTCCTGCCTCAGGATACCGGGGGCGTCCTCGCTCCAGGTCTTCGCGATGACGATGTCGGCCTCCGGATCGCAGTACTGCTTGATCACCTTGCCGATCAGGATGGGGTTGTCGGGGATGCAGTTGTACGACCGCTTGTTCTGAAGAAAGCGTTCCGTCGCCTCCGCAAACACGACCTCTCCCCGGTCGTTCACGACGGCGAGCGCGTTGTCATGTCCGGTACACGCCAACCCGATGTAGTTTCTCTTCATGGCCATGGGCTCTCTCGATGGGTGCAGATGGTCGGCCACCTGGAGCTGCAGCGTCCCGGTCGCCTCGCGCTTCGCTCGGCCCGACCGCGCGCTGCCACGCGGCTGCGCCGGGCCGTCTTGCCTAGTTGTCGAAAACGCGCTCGATGCGCGCCTTCACCTCCGGCTGATGGAACGTCGTGTCGTGCATTGCGATCTCCTGCTCGATGATGGCCGGCAGCCGCGCGCGCATGCCGGCCACCAGATGGCGCTTCAGGGTCACGAGCGACACCCTGGGCTTGTCTGCGAGATCGCGTGCCAGCTGTCGTGCATGCGCGACCACCTCCGAACGCGGCAGCACCGGAAAGGGAATGCCTCGCTTCTCCAGCTCGGCACCCCGGTAGGTACGCGCGCCCAGCAGCATTTCCTCCGCGAGCGGCATCCCCAGCTTCTTGGGCAACACATAGGTGGCGCCCATGCCCGGCGTGAATCCGTACTTCATGAAGTTGGTGGTGTAGACGCTCTCCCGGCTGAGCACCGCGCAGTCGGCAAACAGGCCGAACACAAAGCCGCCGCCGATGCCGTGGCCCTGCATCGCGGACACCACCGGGATCTCGCAGTCCAGCGGCACGCTGTAGATGTTCATGTCGGTGAACTTGCCCTGCCCCTGGTGCAGCATCAGCAAGCCTTCCTTGGTGCCGCCGGAGCAGAAATAGGTGTCGTAGCCGGTCAGGACCACCGCGCGATAACGCTCGGTGTCCCGGACATGCAGGAACGCGTCCATCAACCCCGCCACCAGTGCCCTGGAGAAGGTGTTCTTGTGTTCGCGGTCCTGCATCGTGATCTGCACGACGCCCGCTTCCACCTCCGCGACCTCGACCACTTCGGACGACATCAGCCCTTCTCCCATGGGAACACCCCCTTTTCGACATACCGCACGATCGCCTGCCGGTTGGCGGGGTCGGAAAAGACCTCGAGGTTCGCCGCCACCGCCGGCGCCTTCAGCTCGGACAGAGCCGGGCCACCGAGACGGTTCATGTAGGTCTTGTAGCGCGTGATGGCCACCTTCGACAGACGCCGCAACCGCAACAAGTGCCGGCGCAGCAGGGACTCGCTGTCCGCATCCACCGCATCCACCAGCCCCCACTCGAGCGCCTGCGCCGCGCCGACCGGATGCGTCATCAGCGTCAGGTAATGGGCCTTCTGCCAGCCGACGCGGCGCGTCAGGAAGGGCAGCACGCAGGCGGGATACAGGCCGAACAGCAGTTCCGACAGGCTGAACTGCGCGCTGTCCTCGGCGAGCACGACGTCACTCGCCGCGACGAAGCCAATGCCACCAGCGTTGGCCTTGCCCCGCACGTGCGAGACGGTCACATAGGGCCCCGTCGCCATCCGCAGCCACAGGTCGTACAGCGGCCCGGGCCCCTCGGCCGCCGCGTCGGTGCCGGGCCCCGGGGCCTCAGCGAGCGCACTGAAGTCGGCGCCGACGCAGAACGCCGCCGGCGTGCCGCTCAGCACCACGACCGTCGCCGACTGCTCGCACAGCGACAGGACCTGGTGGCACTCGGCGACCAGTTGCCCGTTGATCGCGTTGTCCCGTTCCGGCCGGTCGAGCTGCAGAAAGCAGATCGAGTCCTGAAAGCGCACCTTGAGGGTCTGGTAGCTCATGAGAGCCACTCGTACTCGCGGTGGAACTCCTTGATCTCGCGCAGGAACAGGCGTCCCTTGCCGCGCGCCGACTGATAGGCCTCGCCGATGAAGCCGACATCCGGCACGACGTTGCGCACGCCGAACCTCACAGCGCTGCTGGCCCGGATGATCGCTTCGTATTCCTCAATGGTCAGGCGGTAGCGCTGGTTCAACTGCTGTTCGATGCCGAACTGCCGTTGCCGCGCCTGCCCTTCGGAGGTGACGACGCCGCTGTAGAACTCCGAACAGCAGCCCGACCCGTAAGAGAAGCAGCCCAGTCGGCGGGGCGCGCTGAACTGGCCCTGGTCGATCGTGCTGGCGAGCGACAGGAAGGAGGTCGCGCCCATGATGTTGCCCACCCGCTGGCAGTACTTCAGGCCCGGCATCACGCGACGCTGGAAGTCCTCCTCGATCTCGGCCGTCTTGGCCTGCACCATCTTGCGCATCATGGTGCGATGCGCTCCCTTCACCATGCCACCAAACGGCGTGTGGAAGGTCAGATACTGGAAGGTGTCGCGGTAGTTCGCGTTGCTCACCCGTTTCGCATACTCCAGGTAGGCGTTCTCGCAGCAGTCGAGGTAGGACAGCAACGACAGGTCGGTGTCACCCGCCTCGCTGTCGGGCATCGGCCGGCAGGTGTCCATCACTTCATAGCCGTAGTAGCCGTTGGCACCCACGTCGACCTGGAACGCATGCGGCCGGTCGCTGACCAGCAGTGCCACCGCGCCGGCACCGCCGCTCGGCTCGGCAAACGACCAGTCTTCACTGACGCCATCGCCCGCCTCGGAGACCATGAAGCGCGAGATGTCGGTGGCCACCACCAGGGCCTTGGCACCGGGCGACGTGTTCGCGAGGATGAAGTTGACCGCCATCTGGAAGCCGGCCGTGCCGGAATAGCAGGCTTGCTTCAGCTCGAACAGCCGGCAGTTCCGATTCAGCCCGAGCTGCTGGTGGATGTAGGTGCTGATCGACTTTCCGAAGTCGATGCCGGACTCGGTGCAGGTGATCAATAGTTCGATGCGGTCCTTGGCCGCCTGCGGCAGCGCGTCGACGATGGGCTTCGCCGCGTTGACGCCGAACGTGACCGGGTCCTCGTAAGGCAAGGCGACTGCCTTCTCCTTCATGAGCAGGTTCTCGAACCGCGTGGTGTCGAGTTTGCGATATCGAGCCAGCTCGGCGACGTCCAGAAACGCGGTTCCGCCGAAGACGTTGAGTGCTTCGATTCCGACCAATGACATGGCATTGCTCTCCTGAAAAATGGCTGTTTACCTGTCGGTGCGCTGCCAGCACAGCGCGGTGTTGATGCCGCCGAATCCCATGCTCAAGGTCAGCGCCCGTTCGATCCGGTGGGCGACGGGCTGGTGCCGGACCCAGTTGAACGACGCGTCGATCGGCTCGTCCAGGTTGCGGGTGGGATGCAGGCGCCCGGAGCGCATCTGCAGCAGCGTGGCGATCACCTCGACCAGGCCGGCAGCGCTCAGGCCGTGGCCGATCAAGGACTTGGTCGCGTTCAGGCGGGCACCCTTCAGCCCGCAGGCCTGCAAGGCCTTCAATTCCGTCTCGTCACCGACCACCGATCCGGTGCCGTGGGGATTGACATAGTCGATCTGCTCCGCGGTCCACCCGGCCGCCGCCAGTGCGCCCTGGATGGCCGCGATCTCGCCCTCCAGCGACGGGTCGGGATTCCGATTGCCGTCCATCTCGGCACGCCAGCCGCTCAAGGTCGCATACGCGGGCGCGCCACGTCGCTGGCTCGCCGCGCGCGACTCGATCACGACCGCGCCCGCGCACTCGCCGAACAGGAAGCCGTCGTGCTGCTGGTCGTAAGGCCGGCAGGCAAGCGCAGGCGCGTCGGCGTAGCGGTCTGATCCCATCGCGCCGAGGGCGCGAAAGGCCTGGCACTCCCAGAAGGAGAGATCCATCAACGCGCCGATCGCGATGCAGGCGTCCACCTGCCCGCTGAGGACCGCCTGGGCCGCCTGCATGATCGCGAGCTGGCCACTCGCCGAGGCGCCGCCCACGGTGTGCGACAGCCCGCGTATGCCGAACTGTGCGGTGCAGAAACCGCAGAGGTCGGTGTCCATGAAGGACAGCGCGTAGGTCGGTTTCAAGAACTGCGGGCGCTCTCGATAGCGCGCCTGCAACTGCGCGATCTCGCGCTGCTGCACGTTCGAGCCGCCGATCACCAGCCCGATGCGGCGGCAGTCCACCTCCGACAGCCGGGCCTCGTCCCATGCTTCCTGCAGCACGACCAGCGCGGTCTGTGCCGACAGCGAGGCTGCCCTGAGGGTCTGCGGCGGGAGGCTGTCCGGAAAGACGATATGGGGGATCTCGGCGCCCAGGTAGGCCGACTCGTGCTGCCGTCCCGGTCGCTGCAGGACGCCAAAGGCGCTGCGCCCGGCGAGCAGGGCCTCGGTGAAGTCGGCCTTGCCTTGCGCGATCGCCGAAATCACGCCGATACCGGTGACGACGAGTTCAGGCCGCATCGAGCTTCTTCAGAAAGAGGTCGGCAAGCTCGCCGATGTTCTTGGGACCGAACAGCTCGACGCGCGGCACCGAGAG
Protein-coding regions in this window:
- a CDS encoding polyketide synthase codes for the protein MSSEVVEVAEVEAGVVQITMQDREHKNTFSRALVAGLMDAFLHVRDTERYRAVVLTGYDTYFCSGGTKEGLLMLHQGQGKFTDMNIYSVPLDCEIPVVSAMQGHGIGGGFVFGLFADCAVLSRESVYTTNFMKYGFTPGMGATYVLPKKLGMPLAEEMLLGARTYRGAELEKRGIPFPVLPRSEVVAHARQLARDLADKPRVSLVTLKRHLVAGMRARLPAIIEQEIAMHDTTFHQPEVKARIERVFDN
- a CDS encoding enoyl-CoA hydratase/isomerase, with the translated sequence MSYQTLKVRFQDSICFLQLDRPERDNAINGQLVAECHQVLSLCEQSATVVVLSGTPAAFCVGADFSALAEAPGPGTDAAAEGPGPLYDLWLRMATGPYVTVSHVRGKANAGGIGFVAASDVVLAEDSAQFSLSELLFGLYPACVLPFLTRRVGWQKAHYLTLMTHPVGAAQALEWGLVDAVDADSESLLRRHLLRLRRLSKVAITRYKTYMNRLGGPALSELKAPAVAANLEVFSDPANRQAIVRYVEKGVFPWEKG
- a CDS encoding hydroxymethylglutaryl-CoA synthase family protein translates to MSLVGIEALNVFGGTAFLDVAELARYRKLDTTRFENLLMKEKAVALPYEDPVTFGVNAAKPIVDALPQAAKDRIELLITCTESGIDFGKSISTYIHQQLGLNRNCRLFELKQACYSGTAGFQMAVNFILANTSPGAKALVVATDISRFMVSEAGDGVSEDWSFAEPSGGAGAVALLVSDRPHAFQVDVGANGYYGYEVMDTCRPMPDSEAGDTDLSLLSYLDCCENAYLEYAKRVSNANYRDTFQYLTFHTPFGGMVKGAHRTMMRKMVQAKTAEIEEDFQRRVMPGLKYCQRVGNIMGATSFLSLASTIDQGQFSAPRRLGCFSYGSGCCSEFYSGVVTSEGQARQRQFGIEQQLNQRYRLTIEEYEAIIRASSAVRFGVRNVVPDVGFIGEAYQSARGKGRLFLREIKEFHREYEWLS
- a CDS encoding beta-ketoacyl synthase N-terminal-like domain-containing protein, which translates into the protein MRPELVVTGIGVISAIAQGKADFTEALLAGRSAFGVLQRPGRQHESAYLGAEIPHIVFPDSLPPQTLRAASLSAQTALVVLQEAWDEARLSEVDCRRIGLVIGGSNVQQREIAQLQARYRERPQFLKPTYALSFMDTDLCGFCTAQFGIRGLSHTVGGASASGQLAIMQAAQAVLSGQVDACIAIGALMDLSFWECQAFRALGAMGSDRYADAPALACRPYDQQHDGFLFGECAGAVVIESRAASQRRGAPAYATLSGWRAEMDGNRNPDPSLEGEIAAIQGALAAAGWTAEQIDYVNPHGTGSVVGDETELKALQACGLKGARLNATKSLIGHGLSAAGLVEVIATLLQMRSGRLHPTRNLDEPIDASFNWVRHQPVAHRIERALTLSMGFGGINTALCWQRTDR